The Amblyomma americanum isolate KBUSLIRL-KWMA chromosome 6, ASM5285725v1, whole genome shotgun sequence genome has a window encoding:
- the LOC144136715 gene encoding MICOS complex subunit MIC13 homolog QIL1-like, with product MVVKGILKLGVLGGAIYATQKAGVWGDSTQTTENIKAYINTNPTLKYYSALTPSRKELRMKAVDYWNDGVKATFKHLLKTPQYTKQAASWCADALSGLMEEPKATPSKDIKKPPQ from the exons ATGGTCGTCAA AGGCATTCTCAAGTTAGGCGTGCTCGGTGGGGCAATCTACGCGACACAAAAGGCTGGCGTCTGGGGTGATAGCACTCAGACTACCGAAAACATCAAGGCATATATCAACACCAATCCAACGCTGAAGTACTACAGTGCTttg ACGCCAAGCAGGAAAGAACTGCGCATGAAAGCTGTGGACTACTGGAACGATG GTGTCAAGGCAACGTTCAAGCATCTTTTGAAGACACCACAGTACACAAAGCAAGCTGCATCTTGGTGTGCAGATGCCTTGTCAGGGCTAATGGAGGAGCCCAAGGCAACACCTTCGAAGGACATAAAGAAACCACCACAGTAA